The following DNA comes from Micromonospora chokoriensis.
CCGGGCGACCGGGCGGCCGTTGACGGTGGCGGACTGGGCCTCCACCAGGGCGTCGGTGACTCCGGCCAGGGCGGTGAGGTACTGCACGCCGAGCCGTTCGCGGGCGGCCAGGCTCCGGTCGTCACTGGTCTGTTGCCAGGCGAACGTGACGAGCAGCCCCACCGGCGCGAGTAGTGCCCCGATGAGCAGCAGGGGCAGCAGACGGCCCATGGTGGACGGCCGTCGACGGGCCCGCGGCGCGGGGACTGTCATGTGTTGTCTCCTCCGGCGGGGGCGCGGACTGGTGCGGTCCCGGGTAGCCGAACAGTCCCGTGCACCGGACCGGAAAACTAATCGAAACGCCCACTCAGCAGGCCTCGGTCGCCGAGTCAGGTTCGCGTCACTTCGAGCGATGTCACCATTTGTCCGCGTCTTGGGCACGCTCTGTTGCGTCGATGGGTGTGACATGGAGGGATCGGTATGGATATCCGGGAAAAGATCGGAATTCACGGAATCCGAAGTCAACTCGCTGGGCCGCGTCGGACGTTGCGCGCTCGCACCCCCATCCGCCACCGATCGGGGCAACCGGACGGACGTACGGCGGATCTCAGCCAACGCTCAGGCTGTGGGCCGTACCGTGTGCCGCATGACACCGCCGTCGCCGGCCGCGTGGTTCCGGCGTGCCCTGCCCACCCGCCGTCGCGCGATCGCCGCAGCGGCCGTCGTCGTGCTCCTGGCCGCCGCCGTGACCTGGGCCGTGTGGCCGCAGGGGGCGGGCGTACGCACCGAGGGCGCGATGCTCACCGTCCGCTCCGGACCTGCCGGCGACCAGCCGGTGGACCTGGACACGACCTTCTACCTGCCGGACGACGCGTCGTCGGGGCGGAAGGTGCCGGCGGTGCTGTTGGCGCACGGGTTCGGCGGCACGAAGGACTCGGTGCGTTCCGACGCGGAGGAGTTCGCCGGGCGCGGCTACGCGGTGCTCACCTGGACCGCACGGGGCTTCGGCCGCAGCGGTGGTCAGATCCACCTCGACAACCCGGACTACGAGGTGCGCGACGCCCAGCGGCTGCTGGACTGGTTGGCAGCCCGGCCGGAGGTGCGCACCGACGCCGCCGGAGACCCGCAGGTGGGCGTGGTCGGTGGCTCGTACGGTGGTGGGTTGGCCCTGCTGCTGGCCGCCCAGGACACCCGGGTCGACGCGATCGTCCCGATGATCACCTGGAACGACCTGTCCCGGGCGTTCCTGCCGGAGAGCACCGGCGGGGCACCGACCGAGGGAGTGTTCAAGAAGGGCTGGGCGGGCCTCTTCTTCGGTGGTGGGGGCAACGTGGGCTCCGGGCCGGCCGGGCTCTCCGGCGCGACCGCCGCCGGACCGCAGGGCGCGCCGGCGTCGGCCGGTCCGCCCAGCCCCGGGCCGGGCGCGGGCCCGGGTAACGGTCCCGGTAGCGTCCCGACCGGTGCCGCCGACCCGTCCTGTGGTCGCTTCGCCGCCGACGTGTGCGCCGCGTACCTGCGGATCGCCACCACCGGTCGCGCCGACCAGGCCGCCGTGGACCTGCTGCGTCGGTCCAGCCCGGCGGGCGTCCTGGACCGGATCAAGGCGCCCACCCTGCTGGTGCAGGGCGAGGCGGACACGCTCTTCCCCCTCGGCGAGGCCGACGCGAACGCGCGCGGTATCGCCGCCACCGGCACCCCGGTGCGCGTCGCCTGGTTCACCGGCGGACACGACGGCGGCAGTGGGCCCCGCTCGGACTCCGACCGGGTGAAGTTCCTGACCGTCCAGTGGCTCGACCACTACGTCAAGGGCGAGGGCGACGCACCCGGCGACGACTTCACCTGGTCCCGGATCGCCGGGTTCGACGCGCTCGACCGGGGCCTCGTCGCCACCGCCTTCCGCCGCGCCGACTACCCCGGCCTGGCCGGTGACGAACGCCGGGAGATCCCGGTCGCCGGTCCGGTCCAACCGGTCGCGAACCCGCCCGACGGCAACCCGGCCGCCATCTCCTCGATCCCGTTCGCCGGTGGTCTCGCCTCGCTGCTGGACGGCGTAGCAGGTGACGTGCCCGGCCAGCACGCCCGGTTCGAGTCGGCACCGCTGACCCAGGCGGTGGACGTCGCCGGGGCGCCCACGGTCACCGTGCGGGCCGCGTCGCCGACCGGCGAGGCGGTGCTCTTCGTCAAGCTCTACGACGTCGACCCGGACGGCGCGGCCACCCTGCCGAACGGGCTGGTCGCCCCGATCCGGCTCACCGGGCTGCCGCAGCAGGTGCAGGACGCCCGCCCGGTCACCGTGACGCTGCCCGCGATCGTCCGGCGGGTGGAGGCCGGCCACCGGCTGCGCCTCGTGGTGGCCACCTCCGACCAGGCGTACACCACGCCCGCGCCACCCACCGTCTACACGGTGGCGGTGGACGGCGCCGTCACCGTGCCCACGATCAGCGGCGCACCGATCCCCACCGCCGCGACGCTCTGGCGCTGGGTGCTCGCCGGCCTGCTCGCCGCCATCGCCATCGGGCTCGTCGTGGTCGTCGCCGTGGTCCGCCGCCGACACCGTCGCCAGGACCGCTCGGTGCATCCGGAGTACGCGGACACGCCGCTGGCCGTGCGCGCACTCCGCAAGGAGTACGCGGACGGCTTCGTCGCCGTGTCGAACGTGGACTTCGAGGTGCACCCGGGGCAGGTGGTGGGTCTGCTCGGACCCAACGGCGCCGGTAAGACGACCACCCTGCGGGTGTTGATGGGGCTGACCCAGCCGACCGCCGGGGAGATCTACGTCTTCGGCCGCCGACTGGTGCCCGGCTCCCCGGTGCTGTCGAGGATCGGCGCGCTCGTGGAGGGGCCCGGGTTCCTGCCGCACCTGTCGGGTCTGGAGAACCTGACGGCGTACTGGCGAGCCACCGGGCGGCCGTGGGAGGACGCGCAGTTCGACGCGGCGTTGGAGATCGCCGGTCTGGGCGACTCGGTGCACCGGAAGATCAAGAACTACAGCCACGGCATGCGTCAGCGCCTGGCCATCGCCCAGGCCATGCTCGGCCTCCCCGAGCTGCTGGTGCTGGACGAACCCACCGACGGGCTCGACCCGCCGCAGATCGCCGAGATGCGCCGGGTCCTCCAGCGCTACGCCACGGACGGGCGGGCGGTGCTGGTCTCCAGCCACCTGCTGGCCGAGGTCGAGCAGACCTGCACGCACGCGGTGGTGGTGAACAAGGGCCGGATCGTGGCGTCCGGGCCGGTGGAGGAGATCGTGGGCGAGTCGCCGAGCGTGCTGTTCGACGTCAGCGACCGGGTCGCGGCGCGGGCGGTGCTGGACCGGCTGCACGGTGTCCGGGTGCTGCCGGAGAGCGACGGTCAGTTGGTGGTCGACACCAACGGCACGGCCCGCAGCGAGGTGGTGGCCGAGCTGGTGCGCGCCGGCATCGGGGTGGACCGGGTGGTGCCCCGGCGCCGCCTGGAGGACGCGTTCCTCGCCCTGGTGGGCGAGAACTCTCGGGGAAGCGGTGACCGGTGATGGCAGGCTCTTCCGTCGAGACGCCGCTGGGCGTCACCGACCCGGCCGGCGCGGCCCGCGGTTACCGGGCGTCGGCCACCATGCCCTTCACGGCGGAGTTCCGGCGGCAGGCGTCCCGGCGGCGTACCCAGTTGGCGCTCGGCTTCATGGTGCTCCTGCCGCTGATCATCCTGATCGCCTTCCAGTTCGACTCCGGCGACGACGACAACGGCCGCAACGAGTTCTCCAGCCTGGTCGAGTTGGCCACCTCGGGCGGCCTCAACTTCACCCTGTTCTCGATCTTCGTGTCGGCGTCGTTCCTGCTGGTGGTCGTCGTCGCGCTGTTCTGCGGGGACACGGTGGCCAGCGAGGCGAGCTGGGGCAGCCTGCGCTACCTGCTGGCGGTCCCGGTGCCCCGGGCCCGGTTGCTGACGGTGAAGCTGGTGGTCGCGCTCGCGTACTCGGGGCTGGCCCTGCTGTTGTTGGCCGGCACCGCGTTGCTGGTCGGCACCCTGCGGTACGGCTGGTCGCCGCTGCGCAGCACCGTCGCCGCCGAACTGGAACCGACCGAGGGGCTGCTCCGGTTGCTGGCGGTGCTCGGCTACCTGGCCGTCGTACTCCTGGTGGTGGCCGGGCTGGCGTTCCTGCTGTCGGTGACCACCGACGCCGCGTTGGGCGCGGTGGGTGGGGCGGTGCTGCTGTGGATCCTGTCCAGCATCCTGGACCAGATCACCGCCCTGGGCGCGGTACGCGACTTCCTGCCCACCCACTTCAGCACCGCCTGGCTGGGATTGCTGTCGACCCCGGTGCAGACCGACGACGTGGTCCGGGGCAGCGTCTCGGCGATCAGCTACGCGACGTTGTTCTGGGGGTTGGCGTTCTGGCGCTTCACCCGCAAGGACATCACGTCGTAGCCGCTGCGCTCAGAGTCGACCGTCCGGCGGGCTCACCGACGACGGCACCGCGCTCGGTGCCGGAGGCCGGGCTGGACGCGTCGGCACCGGCGTGGCCGGGTCGGCCTTCTTCCAGGCGCTGACGCCGATCCGGCCGGTGTTGCCGAGGTCGACCGGCCCGTCCGGGTCGACGTCGGCGGCCGGTTGCCCGGCAGCGGGTGTCACGGTCAGGTACCTCCCGTTCGTGGCGACCACTGTCGAATCGGTGACGAGGTTGCGCCAGAGCACCACGGCGGTGGCCCGTTCGGCGGGGGCGAGGGTGACCGGCCGGGGCGGCTGGTCGAAGCCCGAGGTGATCTCCTTGGCGCCGTTGACCACGCGCAGCATGACCGGCTCGCGCTGTTCGTCGAACAGGTGCAGGATCGGGTACCCGTTGAGCTGGTACGGGCGGTCGCCGCAGTTCACCAGCTCAAGGCCGAGGGCGCGTAGGCCCATCGCGGCGTCCGACCCGGTGGACCGGATCTGCACGCCGGAGGCCGGACACACCGCCAGTGGTTCGACGCCGGCCGACGGGGTGGGGCTCCGCACGGCCGGCGGCGGGCCCGTCGGATCTCCGCCCTGGCCGCGATGGTCACCGGGGGTGCAGGCGGTGAGCAGAAGAACCCCCGCGACCGCTGCGCCGGCCCGTCGTCGAGGTGTCGTAAGGCTGGAGATCATCTGTCGATCCTCGCCCATCGAGGTGTCCCGCCACCGCCCGACCCTCGCAGCGCCGGTCGGGCCGTTCCAGGGCGGCGCTTCCGCCAGGCAGCCGGACAGGTGCCATCCACATTATGGGAGCGTGCCCACGGGGCGTTTGCCTGTGTTGTTCGCGCATTGGTGCAGGTCGGTGGCTTGGCAGCCTCCTCGCGCCGCGCGGAGCGCTCGACGCGGAGCGCTCGACAGCGGTACATTCCGACCGGGGACTTTCCCACTAGCAAGGAATTTATAAGCTTCGATACTTTCATGCCTCACATTGAAGAGATCTGTTTCCTTCGATGGAGGTACCCATGAACGTCACTCGGCTCGGCGGGCCGACCCTGTCCCTGTTCCGCATCGTGATCGGTCTGCTGTTCGCGCTGCATGGTCTGACTTCGGTCTTCGGGTTGTTCGGCGGCAACCCCATGACCGGCCAGGCGGTACCGGTCGGCACCTGGCCCGGCTGGTGGGCCGCGCTGATCCAACTGGTCTGCGGCGCCCTGGTGCTGGTCGGGTTGTTCACCCGACCCGCCGCCCTCCTCGCGTCCGGCTCGATGGCGTACGCCTACTTCGTCGTGCACCAGCCGGACCATCTGCTGCCGCTGCAGAACGGGGGCGAACTGTCGGCCCTCTTCTGCTGGTCGTTCCTGCTGGTCGCCGCGCTCGGCGCCGGCCCGTGGGCACTCGACTCACTGCTCTTCCGACGCCGCACCGACGCTCCGCCGTCCTCGGTGGCCGAACCCAGCCCGGTGTCCGTCTGACCGCACCCGTTCCGCGCGTCGCCGGAGCTCCGACGAGGGGTTCCGGCGACGCGCGCCGGGGGAGTGGTCCGGGGAGCGGTCCGTCGGGTGATGCCGTACACGATTCAGCTCCAAAGGATGCGCGGGAGAGGTTGGGCCCCCGCCGGGCGCGGCGGTCGGGCCGGTGGGCGGCAGGGCGGTCAGGCCGGCGGGCGGGAGGTGAGGACCGCGTCCAGGAGACCGGGGTAGAGCTTGTCCACCTCGTCGCGGCGGAGCCGTACCAGGCGGCTGGTGCCGGCGGCGCGGGTGCGGGTCAGGCCCGCCTCGCGCAGCACCTTCAGGTGGTGGCTGCGGGTCGCCTTGGAGATGCCGAAGTCGAAGCTTCCGCAGGCGGCCTCGCCGCCCTCGGCGAGCGCACGGACGATCTGTAGCCGCACGTCGTCGGCGAGTGCGGCCAGCACGGCGGTGACCGGTACGGCGGACAGTTCGGGCTCGTGCGGCTCCATGTGACCAGTGTAACCCTTGTTCGACAATTCTCGAACAAGCTCCTACTGTCGGTGTCGTTAGTTCGACGATACTCGAACATTGGAGCTGTCGATGCGATCCCGCGCCGTCGCATACCCGCTGATCGCCGTCCTCGGCTGGGGGGTGATGTTCCCGGTCCTGGCCAGCGCGTTGAACCGGGTCGACCCGCTCAACCTGACCACCGCCCGTTACCTCCTCGCCGCCGTCGTACTGGTCGCCATCCTGCTGCTCCGCGAGGGTGCCGACGCGCTGCGGCCCGGCACCCGGCTGGTCGAGGTGGTGGTGCTCGGAGTGGTCGGCTTCGCCGGCTTCAACCTGCTCACCAACCTGGCGCTGGAGCACGCCGCCCCGCAACAGGTGTCGCTCTTCGTGGCCACCACCCCGGTGATCACCCAACTGGTCCGTTGGGCCCGGGACGGCGTACGCCCGAGGCCGCTCCTGCTGAGCCTCTCGCTGGTGGCGCTCCTCGGTGTCGGCCTGGTGATCACCCGCGGAAGCCTGGCCGGGCTCGGCCAGTTCGGTCTCGGCGGGCTGATGATGATCGGCGCGGTGCTCGGTTGGGGCATCTACACCCACGGCGCCACCCGCTTCGGCGAGTGGTCGCCACTGCGCTTCACCACCCTGACCGCGCTCGCCGGCACGGCCGCCATGCTCGTGCTGAGCATCGGCGCCGACGCCGTCGGCTGGCAGCACGCGCCCGGCGTCGCCGACCTCGTGGCGGTCACCCCGCAGTTGGCGTACGCGGTGCTGGTCGGCGCGGTGGTCGCGGTCCTGGCCTGGAACACCGGTGTGCAGCGACTCGGTGCGGCCAACGCGGCGCTGTTCATGAACCTGGTCCCGGTGACCACCTTCGTCGTGCAGATCGTCCGCGGCTACCGCCCGGTCGGGATCGAGCTGGCCGGGGCGGCGCTCACCATCGCTGCCCTGGTCGCCGCCAACGTGGTGACCCGCGCACGCACCGCCCCCGCCTACCAGGCGACCGCCGTCGCCGACCCGGTGGCGGTAGTCGACCCGGTCGCGGTGGTGAGTCGTTAGCTAGGCGGGCCGGGTCAGTTCGACGGCGACCAGACCACCGGCGGGGTGGTTGAGCACGACGCGGTAGTCGCCGACCCGGCCCTCCTCCCGCTCGGGCTGCGCAGCCTTGGCGGCGGTGATCCGGCGGTCCAGCCAAGCGTCGAGGCTGTCGCGGTCCGCACCGACAGCGAGAGCCCCGAGGGCGCAGTCGTCGATGAACTGCCGCCCCTCGCCGGTGAGCGGTCGATCGCCCGGACCGCTGGCCCCGCAGTACACGCCGCGCAGCCGCTTCTCCTGGTCGACGAGC
Coding sequences within:
- a CDS encoding alpha/beta fold hydrolase — encoded protein: MTPPSPAAWFRRALPTRRRAIAAAAVVVLLAAAVTWAVWPQGAGVRTEGAMLTVRSGPAGDQPVDLDTTFYLPDDASSGRKVPAVLLAHGFGGTKDSVRSDAEEFAGRGYAVLTWTARGFGRSGGQIHLDNPDYEVRDAQRLLDWLAARPEVRTDAAGDPQVGVVGGSYGGGLALLLAAQDTRVDAIVPMITWNDLSRAFLPESTGGAPTEGVFKKGWAGLFFGGGGNVGSGPAGLSGATAAGPQGAPASAGPPSPGPGAGPGNGPGSVPTGAADPSCGRFAADVCAAYLRIATTGRADQAAVDLLRRSSPAGVLDRIKAPTLLVQGEADTLFPLGEADANARGIAATGTPVRVAWFTGGHDGGSGPRSDSDRVKFLTVQWLDHYVKGEGDAPGDDFTWSRIAGFDALDRGLVATAFRRADYPGLAGDERREIPVAGPVQPVANPPDGNPAAISSIPFAGGLASLLDGVAGDVPGQHARFESAPLTQAVDVAGAPTVTVRAASPTGEAVLFVKLYDVDPDGAATLPNGLVAPIRLTGLPQQVQDARPVTVTLPAIVRRVEAGHRLRLVVATSDQAYTTPAPPTVYTVAVDGAVTVPTISGAPIPTAATLWRWVLAGLLAAIAIGLVVVVAVVRRRHRRQDRSVHPEYADTPLAVRALRKEYADGFVAVSNVDFEVHPGQVVGLLGPNGAGKTTTLRVLMGLTQPTAGEIYVFGRRLVPGSPVLSRIGALVEGPGFLPHLSGLENLTAYWRATGRPWEDAQFDAALEIAGLGDSVHRKIKNYSHGMRQRLAIAQAMLGLPELLVLDEPTDGLDPPQIAEMRRVLQRYATDGRAVLVSSHLLAEVEQTCTHAVVVNKGRIVASGPVEEIVGESPSVLFDVSDRVAARAVLDRLHGVRVLPESDGQLVVDTNGTARSEVVAELVRAGIGVDRVVPRRRLEDAFLALVGENSRGSGDR
- a CDS encoding ArsR/SmtB family transcription factor, encoding MEPHEPELSAVPVTAVLAALADDVRLQIVRALAEGGEAACGSFDFGISKATRSHHLKVLREAGLTRTRAAGTSRLVRLRRDEVDKLYPGLLDAVLTSRPPA
- a CDS encoding DoxX family protein, with amino-acid sequence MNVTRLGGPTLSLFRIVIGLLFALHGLTSVFGLFGGNPMTGQAVPVGTWPGWWAALIQLVCGALVLVGLFTRPAALLASGSMAYAYFVVHQPDHLLPLQNGGELSALFCWSFLLVAALGAGPWALDSLLFRRRTDAPPSSVAEPSPVSV
- a CDS encoding ABC transporter permease; protein product: MAGSSVETPLGVTDPAGAARGYRASATMPFTAEFRRQASRRRTQLALGFMVLLPLIILIAFQFDSGDDDNGRNEFSSLVELATSGGLNFTLFSIFVSASFLLVVVVALFCGDTVASEASWGSLRYLLAVPVPRARLLTVKLVVALAYSGLALLLLAGTALLVGTLRYGWSPLRSTVAAELEPTEGLLRLLAVLGYLAVVLLVVAGLAFLLSVTTDAALGAVGGAVLLWILSSILDQITALGAVRDFLPTHFSTAWLGLLSTPVQTDDVVRGSVSAISYATLFWGLAFWRFTRKDITS
- a CDS encoding DUF4232 domain-containing protein; translated protein: MISSLTTPRRRAGAAVAGVLLLTACTPGDHRGQGGDPTGPPPAVRSPTPSAGVEPLAVCPASGVQIRSTGSDAAMGLRALGLELVNCGDRPYQLNGYPILHLFDEQREPVMLRVVNGAKEITSGFDQPPRPVTLAPAERATAVVLWRNLVTDSTVVATNGRYLTVTPAAGQPAADVDPDGPVDLGNTGRIGVSAWKKADPATPVPTRPARPPAPSAVPSSVSPPDGRL
- a CDS encoding DMT family transporter, which encodes MRSRAVAYPLIAVLGWGVMFPVLASALNRVDPLNLTTARYLLAAVVLVAILLLREGADALRPGTRLVEVVVLGVVGFAGFNLLTNLALEHAAPQQVSLFVATTPVITQLVRWARDGVRPRPLLLSLSLVALLGVGLVITRGSLAGLGQFGLGGLMMIGAVLGWGIYTHGATRFGEWSPLRFTTLTALAGTAAMLVLSIGADAVGWQHAPGVADLVAVTPQLAYAVLVGAVVAVLAWNTGVQRLGAANAALFMNLVPVTTFVVQIVRGYRPVGIELAGAALTIAALVAANVVTRARTAPAYQATAVADPVAVVDPVAVVSR